From the genome of Deinococcus sp. JMULE3, one region includes:
- a CDS encoding Lrp/AsnC family transcriptional regulator, protein MVTAIVMVQAERQRVQETAEALAGVPSVREVYSVTGEWDIVAILKLTRYEDLDDVVTGHLRKVEGITRTQTMLAFRTYNDSLLDQGFGVGLDESQQR, encoded by the coding sequence ATGGTGACAGCGATCGTGATGGTGCAGGCCGAGCGGCAGCGCGTGCAGGAAACGGCCGAGGCGCTGGCGGGCGTCCCGAGTGTCCGCGAGGTGTACTCGGTGACGGGCGAGTGGGACATCGTGGCGATCCTGAAACTGACGCGCTACGAGGATCTGGATGACGTGGTGACCGGGCACCTGCGCAAGGTGGAGGGCATCACGCGCACGCAGACGATGCTGGCGTTCCGGACGTACAACGATTCGCTGCTGGATCAGGGGTTCGGGGTGGGCCTGGACGAGTCGCAGCAGCGTTGA
- a CDS encoding ABC transporter substrate-binding protein, which produces MRNQLKRAALLGATLLTSAALGVASAKSIVVGSKLDPEAQILGQMIVLTLRNAGLDVTDRTNLGDTGVNRKAILAGEIDVYPEYTGNAVYLFPKANISAKQAGNPGTIYGLARQLDSKNGVTWLKPANVNNTWVIAVPQALAQSAKLSSVADLAKYVNGGGKLKMAGSPEFFNRPDTMPAFEAAYGFKLRADQKLVLAGATPPQTQQAAANGTNGVNAAMAYGTDGTLAALKMVALKDPKGAQAVYQPAPIIRTDTLKANPQVTGLLNRVFATLTQSTLQGLNAKVALEGRTAQDVAREYLKGKGLIK; this is translated from the coding sequence ATGCGAAACCAACTGAAGCGCGCGGCCCTGCTGGGCGCGACCCTCCTGACCAGCGCCGCGCTGGGCGTGGCGTCTGCGAAGTCGATCGTGGTGGGCAGCAAACTCGATCCCGAGGCGCAGATCCTCGGTCAGATGATCGTCCTGACCCTCCGGAACGCCGGGCTGGACGTGACCGACAGGACGAACCTGGGGGATACCGGCGTGAACCGCAAGGCGATCCTGGCCGGTGAGATCGACGTGTACCCCGAGTACACCGGCAACGCCGTGTACCTGTTCCCGAAGGCGAACATCAGCGCGAAGCAGGCCGGGAACCCTGGCACGATCTACGGGCTGGCGCGGCAGCTGGACAGCAAAAACGGCGTGACGTGGCTGAAGCCCGCGAACGTGAACAACACCTGGGTGATCGCGGTGCCGCAGGCGCTGGCGCAGAGTGCGAAGCTGAGCAGCGTCGCGGACCTCGCCAAGTACGTCAATGGCGGCGGGAAGCTGAAGATGGCGGGCAGCCCGGAGTTCTTCAACCGCCCGGACACCATGCCCGCCTTCGAGGCCGCGTACGGCTTCAAGCTCAGGGCCGATCAGAAGCTGGTGCTGGCCGGGGCGACGCCGCCCCAGACGCAGCAGGCCGCTGCAAACGGCACGAACGGTGTGAACGCCGCGATGGCGTACGGCACGGACGGCACGCTGGCCGCGCTGAAGATGGTGGCGCTGAAGGACCCGAAGGGCGCGCAGGCGGTGTACCAGCCGGCTCCGATCATCCGCACGGATACCCTGAAGGCGAATCCGCAGGTCACGGGTCTGCTGAACCGCGTGTTCGCCACGCTGACCCAGAGCACCCTGCAGGGCCTGAACGCGAAGGTGGCGCTGGAGGGCCGCACGGCGCAGGACGTGGCGCGCGAGTACCTGAAGGGCAAGGGGCTCATCAAGTAA
- a CDS encoding ABC transporter ATP-binding protein, which yields MIQVEHLEKRYGDSVAVQDLNLTFPEGQLTALLGPSGCGKTTTLRMINRLIEPTGGRILLGGQDTRTLKPEALRRGIGYVIQQIGLFPHLSVAQNVATVPDLLGRDRRATAQRVDELLDLVGLDPAVYREKRPAELSGGQAQRVGVARALAADPPVLLMDEPFGALDPLARDRLQEVFREIQRRLGKTVVMVTHDIDEALRLGDRVALMRAGRLEQFGTPDDLIHRPASEFVRDFLGEDATLRQLAGRPVSAFVRAGLPSPGAPRVQAELNARSALSVMLREGHDTLEVLRGEELLGHVAWQDLRGEGHA from the coding sequence ATGATTCAAGTGGAGCATCTGGAGAAACGCTACGGGGACAGTGTCGCCGTGCAGGACCTGAACCTCACGTTCCCGGAGGGGCAGCTGACGGCGCTGCTGGGCCCGTCGGGCTGCGGGAAGACGACCACGCTGCGGATGATCAACCGCCTGATCGAACCGACCGGGGGCCGCATCCTGCTGGGCGGCCAGGACACCCGCACCCTGAAACCGGAGGCGCTGCGGCGCGGCATCGGGTACGTCATCCAGCAGATCGGGCTGTTCCCGCACCTGAGCGTCGCGCAGAACGTGGCGACCGTCCCGGACCTGCTGGGCCGCGACCGCCGCGCGACCGCGCAGCGCGTGGACGAACTGCTGGACCTCGTTGGCCTGGACCCTGCCGTGTACCGCGAGAAACGTCCCGCCGAGCTGTCGGGCGGGCAGGCGCAGCGGGTGGGCGTGGCGCGCGCGCTGGCCGCCGACCCGCCGGTACTGCTCATGGATGAACCCTTCGGAGCGCTGGATCCGCTGGCCCGCGACCGCCTGCAGGAAGTCTTCCGCGAGATCCAGCGGCGCCTGGGCAAGACGGTCGTGATGGTCACGCACGACATCGACGAGGCGCTGCGCCTGGGCGACCGGGTGGCCCTGATGCGCGCGGGCCGCTTGGAGCAGTTCGGCACGCCCGACGACCTCATCCACCGCCCGGCGAGCGAGTTCGTGCGGGACTTCCTGGGTGAGGACGCCACGCTGCGCCAGCTGGCCGGGCGGCCCGTGTCGGCGTTCGTCCGCGCGGGGCTCCCCTCGCCGGGTGCGCCGCGCGTGCAGGCGGAGCTGAATGCCCGCAGCGCCCTGAGCGTCATGCTGCGCGAGGGCCACGACACGCTGGAGGTCCTGCGCGGCGAGGAACTGCTGGGGCACGTCGCGTGGCAGGACCTGCGCGGCGAGGGCCACGCGTGA
- a CDS encoding ABC transporter permease: MTATLPARTRRARLPWGALLWPALLLLCLIPGALPALINPLNLGEVGAFDPPLWRLTLTHLWLVALSGVVVLALGLPLAVAVTRPGWDAPRQLAETLVGLGQTVPTFAILALAVPALGFGWAPTLLGLIVYGLVPVVSNAVLGLSGVDRGVLDAARGMGMTAWQRLWRVELPLARPVILAGLRTSVVYNVGTATVGAALGAGGLGEPIINGLSQQNTALVLCGALLSALLALTLDAWLNLVEGRAGQMS; the protein is encoded by the coding sequence GTGACCGCGACCCTGCCCGCCCGCACGCGCCGGGCGCGGCTGCCGTGGGGGGCGCTGCTGTGGCCTGCCCTGCTGCTGCTGTGCCTGATCCCGGGCGCCCTCCCCGCCCTGATTAATCCCCTGAACCTGGGCGAGGTGGGGGCCTTCGATCCTCCGCTGTGGCGACTGACCCTGACGCACCTGTGGCTGGTCGCGCTGTCGGGCGTGGTGGTCCTGGCGCTGGGGCTGCCGCTGGCGGTCGCCGTGACCCGCCCCGGCTGGGATGCTCCCCGCCAGCTGGCCGAGACGCTGGTGGGCCTGGGTCAGACCGTGCCGACCTTCGCGATCCTGGCGCTGGCGGTCCCAGCGCTGGGTTTCGGCTGGGCGCCCACCCTGCTGGGCCTGATCGTGTACGGCCTGGTGCCGGTCGTCAGCAACGCGGTGCTGGGCCTGAGTGGCGTGGACCGGGGCGTGCTGGACGCCGCGCGCGGCATGGGCATGACGGCGTGGCAGCGCCTGTGGCGCGTGGAACTGCCGCTGGCGCGGCCCGTGATCCTGGCGGGCCTGCGGACCAGCGTGGTGTACAACGTGGGCACTGCCACGGTGGGCGCCGCATTAGGTGCGGGTGGGTTGGGTGAACCAATCATTAACGGTCTGTCGCAACAGAACACGGCGCTGGTGCTGTGCGGCGCGCTGCTTTCTGCCCTCCTGGCGCTGACATTGGACGCCTGGTTGAA